A region from the Candidatus Baltobacteraceae bacterium genome encodes:
- a CDS encoding class I SAM-dependent methyltransferase encodes MSLENDLYTDPKLARVYASVSAGNVCNAEYERPAMRGAVGDPRGLAVLDAGCAAGEHAAWLVGNGAQVTAVDASPAMVALARERLGDRGRVLQADLAQPLPFENASFDTIFSSMTLHYLASWTNALAEFARILRPRGRLVFSTHHPYLTIDPEADYHAVRLVRDRWTGFGPDPIEVQFYHRPLERILSDVVAAGFSIVRLIEPLPTADAPNRESDLGRRLRTQPWFLIVDAVLQ; translated from the coding sequence ATGTCCCTCGAGAACGACCTCTACACCGATCCGAAGCTCGCCCGGGTCTACGCGTCGGTGAGCGCCGGGAACGTCTGTAACGCCGAGTACGAACGGCCGGCGATGCGTGGCGCGGTCGGTGACCCGCGCGGGCTGGCCGTGCTCGATGCCGGCTGCGCAGCCGGCGAGCACGCCGCGTGGCTGGTCGGGAACGGCGCGCAAGTGACCGCCGTCGACGCCAGCCCGGCGATGGTCGCGCTGGCGCGCGAGCGGCTCGGTGACCGCGGCCGCGTCCTCCAAGCCGATCTGGCCCAACCGCTGCCCTTCGAGAACGCCAGTTTCGATACGATCTTCTCCTCGATGACCTTGCACTATCTTGCATCGTGGACGAACGCGCTCGCCGAGTTCGCGCGCATCCTGCGCCCCCGCGGGCGGCTCGTCTTTTCGACGCACCACCCGTACCTCACCATCGACCCGGAAGCCGACTATCACGCGGTGCGGCTCGTTCGTGACCGCTGGACCGGCTTCGGTCCCGACCCGATCGAGGTGCAGTTCTATCACCGCCCGCTCGAACGGATACTGAGCGACGTGGTCGCGGCGGGTTTCTCGATCGTACGTCTCATCGAACCGCTGCCGACCGCCGACGCGCCGAATCGTGAATCCGATTTGGGCCGGCGCTTGCGTACGCAGCCATGGTTCCTCATCGTCGACGCGGTATTGCAATAG
- a CDS encoding S41 family peptidase has translation MSQGYYRYPTIAGDRIIFVCEDDLWSVGSGGGSATRLTASFGTCSTPRLSPDATMVAFISTDDGNPEVYVMPAGGGKPRRLTFLGSTSAYCIGWSGDGREIHFVANARAWYEGETRPFAVAAGGGEPRELHVGHARSFSYGPGGALALGRNAIDPARWKRYRGGTAGEVWIDAGARGDFEKMKLPDGNPAWPMWIGERIYFLSDHEGIGNIYSCAIDGSDVTRHSNEAEYYARFPSTDGTRIVYSSGGAISLIDLATDTAVQLEIDAPSAEPQTTRRFEGASHGLEHFAPHPDGTRLAFVARGQAFTMPLFEGAVISHGGTSRVRTRLTEWLADRKRFACVTDPNGFEQIAVQRADVSDEPKMVTSGDIGRVTDLAVSPASDVLAFANHRHELCVIDLDDGKIRLLDQSPAQRITDLAFSPDGRYIAYVWSPTRGASIIRVAKVRSGKVHDVTSPLRIDHSPAWDPQGNYLYFISTRDFHPVYDALQFDLSFPQAQRPFVVTLRNDVPSPFIPQPRPVHRDHDHDHDHPDGKHANEKHDEVRIEVDFDDIAGRVLGFPVDEGDYEQIVAVKGRVLYTRFPVKGIKNAENDEDEEETGSGTLLAYDFENLRQATVATDVGEMRLGNDGRTLIYRSHDRLRAIDATADLGEEEPEKPAPEPGRKSGWIDLNRASVEIEPRDEWAQMYREAWRLQTEHFWVEDMSDIDWDRVYDRYKSVLPRVRTRTELSDVIWEMQGELGTSHAYEFGGDHRVPPQYQRGFLGADLAWDEERGGYRIVRIYRGDSWNRGEDSPLAEPGLDIHEGDVLVALGGKRLSRDVAPDRLLVNSASKDLSVTLRTRRDEERTVLVKALASESLLRYRAWVEANRGYVHEKTNGRVGYVHIPDMGPWGFAEFHRGYLNEFDRKGLVVDVRYNRGGHVSPLLLEKLARKRVGYDVPRYGTPIPYPPESVAGPMIAITNQFAGSDGDIFSHCFKLYKLGPLVGKRTWGGVIGINPYHHLVDGTVTTQPEYSFWFSDVGWKVENYGTDPDYDVDYAPQDYRDGRDPQMDFALRMMDRALEYTTELRPDLSTRPSLPLPTLV, from the coding sequence ATGAGCCAAGGCTATTACCGGTACCCGACGATTGCGGGCGATCGCATCATCTTCGTGTGTGAGGATGATTTGTGGAGCGTTGGGTCCGGCGGGGGCAGCGCGACGCGGCTTACCGCCAGTTTCGGCACCTGCTCCACGCCACGGCTCTCGCCCGATGCGACGATGGTCGCGTTCATTTCGACCGACGACGGCAATCCGGAAGTGTACGTGATGCCGGCGGGCGGCGGCAAACCGCGGCGGCTGACCTTCTTGGGTTCGACCAGCGCGTACTGCATCGGTTGGAGCGGCGACGGCCGAGAGATTCACTTTGTCGCCAACGCGCGCGCGTGGTACGAAGGTGAGACGCGCCCGTTCGCGGTCGCGGCCGGCGGCGGCGAACCGCGCGAACTGCACGTCGGACACGCGCGTTCGTTTTCCTATGGACCCGGCGGCGCGCTCGCGCTCGGTCGCAACGCCATCGACCCCGCGCGCTGGAAGCGGTACCGCGGCGGCACCGCCGGCGAAGTCTGGATCGACGCCGGCGCGCGCGGTGATTTCGAAAAGATGAAATTGCCCGACGGCAACCCGGCCTGGCCGATGTGGATCGGCGAGCGCATCTACTTCCTCTCCGATCACGAGGGGATCGGCAACATCTATTCGTGCGCCATCGACGGCAGCGACGTGACGCGCCACTCGAACGAAGCCGAGTATTACGCCCGCTTTCCGTCGACCGACGGAACGCGCATCGTCTATTCGAGCGGCGGAGCGATCAGTTTGATCGACCTCGCGACCGATACGGCGGTCCAACTCGAAATCGACGCGCCCTCGGCCGAACCGCAAACCACGCGCCGCTTCGAGGGCGCTTCGCACGGTCTCGAGCATTTCGCGCCGCATCCCGACGGCACGCGCCTGGCGTTCGTCGCACGCGGACAGGCGTTCACGATGCCGCTCTTCGAGGGCGCGGTGATTTCGCACGGCGGCACCAGCCGCGTGCGGACGCGCTTGACCGAATGGCTCGCGGACCGCAAGCGCTTTGCCTGCGTTACCGATCCGAACGGCTTCGAACAGATCGCGGTACAGCGCGCCGACGTTTCGGACGAGCCCAAGATGGTTACCTCGGGCGACATCGGGCGGGTGACCGATCTGGCCGTCTCGCCCGCGAGCGACGTGCTTGCCTTCGCCAATCATCGTCACGAACTGTGCGTGATCGATTTGGACGACGGCAAGATCCGTCTGCTCGACCAGAGCCCCGCCCAACGCATCACCGACCTCGCCTTCTCACCCGACGGCCGCTACATCGCCTACGTGTGGTCGCCGACGCGCGGCGCCTCGATCATTCGGGTGGCAAAGGTGCGCTCGGGTAAGGTTCACGACGTAACCTCGCCGCTGCGGATCGATCATTCGCCGGCGTGGGACCCGCAGGGCAACTATCTCTACTTCATTTCGACGCGCGACTTTCACCCGGTTTACGACGCGCTGCAGTTCGACCTGAGCTTTCCGCAGGCACAGCGCCCCTTCGTCGTGACGCTGCGCAACGATGTTCCCTCGCCCTTCATTCCCCAACCGCGCCCGGTTCATCGCGATCACGACCACGATCACGATCACCCCGACGGGAAGCACGCGAACGAAAAACACGACGAGGTGCGGATCGAGGTCGACTTCGACGATATCGCTGGCCGCGTACTCGGTTTCCCGGTCGACGAAGGCGACTACGAACAGATCGTCGCGGTGAAGGGACGCGTGCTTTACACGCGCTTTCCGGTCAAGGGGATCAAGAACGCGGAGAACGACGAGGACGAAGAGGAGACCGGCTCGGGCACACTGCTCGCGTACGACTTCGAAAACCTGCGCCAGGCGACGGTCGCGACCGACGTCGGCGAGATGCGGCTCGGCAACGACGGGCGCACGCTGATCTACCGCTCGCACGACCGCTTGCGCGCCATCGACGCGACCGCGGATCTGGGCGAGGAAGAACCGGAGAAACCTGCGCCCGAGCCGGGACGCAAGAGCGGCTGGATCGATCTGAACCGCGCAAGCGTCGAGATCGAGCCGCGCGACGAATGGGCGCAAATGTATCGGGAAGCCTGGCGTCTGCAAACCGAACATTTCTGGGTCGAGGACATGAGCGACATCGACTGGGATCGCGTCTACGACCGCTACAAGAGCGTGCTGCCGCGCGTGCGAACGCGTACCGAGCTCTCGGACGTGATCTGGGAGATGCAAGGTGAGCTGGGCACCTCGCACGCCTACGAGTTCGGCGGCGATCATCGCGTACCGCCGCAATATCAGCGCGGTTTCCTCGGCGCGGATCTCGCCTGGGACGAAGAGCGTGGCGGATACCGGATCGTGCGGATCTATCGCGGCGACTCGTGGAACCGCGGCGAAGATTCACCGCTGGCCGAACCCGGCCTCGACATCCACGAAGGCGACGTCCTGGTCGCGCTCGGCGGCAAACGCCTTTCGCGCGATGTTGCTCCGGATCGTCTCCTGGTCAACAGCGCCAGCAAGGATCTCTCGGTCACGCTGCGCACGCGGCGCGATGAAGAGCGAACCGTGTTGGTCAAAGCGCTGGCGAGTGAATCGCTTCTGCGCTACCGCGCGTGGGTCGAAGCCAACCGCGGTTACGTGCACGAGAAAACGAACGGACGCGTCGGTTACGTGCACATTCCCGACATGGGACCATGGGGGTTTGCCGAGTTCCATCGCGGGTACTTGAACGAGTTCGATCGCAAGGGGCTGGTCGTCGACGTGCGTTACAACCGCGGCGGCCACGTCTCCCCGCTGCTGCTCGAGAAGCTCGCGCGCAAGCGCGTCGGCTACGACGTTCCGCGTTACGGTACGCCGATTCCGTATCCACCGGAGTCGGTCGCCGGGCCGATGATTGCGATCACGAATCAATTTGCCGGCTCGGACGGCGACATCTTCAGTCACTGCTTCAAGCTCTACAAGCTCGGCCCGCTGGTCGGCAAACGCACCTGGGGCGGCGTGATCGGCATCAATCCGTATCACCATCTGGTCGACGGCACGGTGACGACGCAGCCGGAGTACTCGTTCTGGTTCTCCGACGTCGGCTGGAAGGTCGAGAACTACGGCACCGATCCGGATTACGACGTCGACTACGCGCCTCAAGACTACCGCGACGGCCGCGATCCGCAGATGGATTTCGCCCTGCGCATGATGGACCGCGCGCTCGAATACACGACCGAACTGCGCCCGGATCTTTCGACTCGCCCGTCGTTGCCGTTACCAACGCTGGTATAG
- a CDS encoding DUF6582 domain-containing protein, which yields MRATWKPHEKHGELTERGDLPDSVFAYPKERKEPLTDEKHVRNAIARFDQTTGVSASERELAFANIKKAAEYYGVHMNESSVSDLGTRPKTGRTAADRKRSAKKAAATRKKRGTGTGSTPARKRGAKRAAATRKKKAAQKR from the coding sequence ATGCGAGCTACGTGGAAGCCACATGAGAAACACGGCGAGCTGACCGAGCGGGGCGATCTACCCGACAGCGTCTTCGCCTACCCCAAGGAACGCAAAGAGCCGCTGACCGACGAAAAGCACGTGCGCAATGCGATCGCGCGCTTCGATCAAACGACCGGCGTATCAGCGAGCGAGCGCGAACTGGCCTTCGCCAACATCAAGAAGGCAGCCGAGTACTATGGCGTCCATATGAACGAATCGTCGGTGAGCGACCTAGGCACGCGACCGAAGACCGGCCGCACCGCCGCCGACCGCAAGCGTTCGGCAAAGAAAGCCGCGGCGACACGGAAGAAACGCGGGACCGGCACCGGATCGACGCCCGCGCGTAAGCGCGGTGCAAAGCGAGCCGCCGCGACGCGGAAAAAGAAGGCCGCCCAGAAGCGCTGA
- a CDS encoding histidine kinase has translation MTFRRPVAWFWLFVIFTAIGIFFSLHAYLSDGSGASLSQHFYYEMTGAYAAMVWVPAIAWLTRAAPFTRATIARALAANLAGAAIYTLLHSSVELLLRFPLQAMVGLHHSLAVMARTTYISEAPSDLVYYCFIAVPLYLIGHALAARDLEAKLAKAQLENLRLQLQPHFLFNTLNAISAVMYEDVVKADRMLAQLSDFMRLVLASGGVEEIPLDEELRMERMYVDIMKTRLERNLALEVAVADDARGMSVPFMLLQPLLENSIRHGMGSARVALALGIGVVRRNGSTVIEVSDNGIGFDPLAPRGIGLTNVAARLQHLYGTDASLAIRARDGGGTLVTLNLPARETSGA, from the coding sequence ATGACCTTTCGGCGTCCGGTGGCATGGTTCTGGCTTTTCGTCATTTTTACGGCGATCGGGATCTTCTTCTCGCTTCACGCGTATCTCAGCGATGGATCGGGTGCATCGCTTTCACAGCACTTCTATTACGAAATGACCGGCGCGTACGCCGCGATGGTGTGGGTGCCCGCGATTGCGTGGCTCACGCGCGCCGCTCCGTTTACGCGCGCGACGATCGCTCGCGCCCTGGCAGCCAACCTGGCCGGCGCCGCGATTTACACGCTGCTGCACAGCAGCGTCGAGTTGCTGCTCCGCTTTCCTCTCCAGGCCATGGTCGGCTTGCACCACTCCCTCGCCGTCATGGCGCGGACAACGTACATCTCCGAGGCGCCGAGCGATCTGGTCTACTATTGCTTCATCGCCGTACCGCTCTATCTCATCGGGCATGCGCTCGCGGCGCGCGACCTCGAGGCCAAGCTTGCGAAGGCGCAGCTCGAGAACTTGCGTCTGCAGCTGCAGCCGCACTTTCTCTTCAACACGCTCAACGCGATCTCGGCGGTGATGTACGAGGACGTGGTCAAAGCCGACCGGATGCTGGCGCAGCTGAGCGATTTCATGCGCTTGGTTCTCGCCTCCGGCGGCGTCGAGGAGATTCCGCTCGATGAGGAGCTGCGGATGGAACGGATGTACGTCGATATCATGAAGACCCGGCTGGAACGGAATCTGGCGCTGGAGGTCGCCGTGGCGGATGACGCGCGCGGCATGAGCGTTCCGTTCATGCTGCTGCAGCCGCTGCTCGAGAACAGCATACGCCACGGCATGGGCTCGGCGCGCGTTGCGCTTGCGCTCGGCATCGGCGTCGTCCGCCGCAACGGCTCGACGGTGATCGAGGTGAGCGATAACGGCATCGGCTTCGACCCCTTGGCGCCGCGCGGCATCGGCCTTACCAACGTCGCCGCGCGCTTGCAGCACCTGTACGGTACGGACGCGTCGCTCGCGATTCGCGCACGCGACGGCGGCGGCACGCTGGTTACGTTGAACCTGCCCGCACGCGAGACGAGCGGCGCATGA
- the uppS gene encoding polyprenyl diphosphate synthase, producing the protein MLHAHAPASAPEHVAVIMDGNRRWARERGLPIAEGYRRGVAALRAAVRAAARAGVGRITAYGFSTENWQRESQEVSLLMSLYAACARSEKPDLIRQGVRVEIIGELDAFALPARAALRDLVEGTKGGTRITLALALNYSGRSEIVRAVQAVAADVAAGALAPGDIDESLLRAKMYAPHAPDPDLLIRTGSEHRVSNFLLYQLAYTELLTLPVMWPDFDETTFVEAVRVYAERQRRYGA; encoded by the coding sequence ATGCTGCACGCCCACGCTCCCGCCAGCGCCCCCGAACACGTCGCCGTCATCATGGACGGCAATCGCCGGTGGGCTCGGGAACGGGGCCTGCCGATCGCCGAAGGCTACCGGCGCGGCGTGGCCGCGCTTCGAGCGGCCGTCCGGGCGGCGGCCCGGGCCGGCGTCGGGCGCATCACCGCGTACGGCTTCTCCACCGAGAACTGGCAGCGCGAATCGCAGGAAGTGAGCCTGCTCATGAGCCTGTACGCAGCGTGCGCGCGCAGTGAGAAACCCGATCTGATTCGCCAAGGCGTGCGCGTCGAAATCATCGGCGAGCTCGATGCGTTCGCGCTGCCCGCGCGAGCGGCGCTCCGCGATCTGGTCGAGGGAACCAAGGGCGGCACGCGCATCACGCTCGCGCTTGCGCTCAATTACAGCGGTCGCAGCGAGATCGTGCGCGCGGTGCAGGCGGTTGCCGCCGACGTTGCCGCGGGCGCGCTCGCGCCCGGCGACATCGACGAATCGCTGTTGCGGGCAAAGATGTACGCGCCCCACGCCCCCGATCCCGATCTCTTGATCCGTACCGGTTCGGAACACCGCGTCTCCAATTTCTTGCTCTATCAGCTCGCATATACCGAACTGCTCACGCTGCCGGTGATGTGGCCCGATTTCGATGAAACGACCTTCGTCGAGGCGGTGCGTGTCTATGCCGAGCGCCAGCGCCGTTACGG
- a CDS encoding LytTR family DNA-binding domain-containing protein, with protein sequence MSLTVMIADDETPARRKLARFLSEHEDVQLVAEAANGIDAVDLIAMTKPQLVFLDIHMPDLDGLGVAETLVRSDAPPSIVFVTAYDHYAVKAFEVSALDYLLKPYDRERFERALAKARSSFETKPDNEKLADMLAHIRNEERYVRRLLIPNDGRSFFVATREIARLEADGNNVAVHTPRGAHSLRATLESLEGRLDPAHFARVHRAHVVNIDEIAEIHPWFHGDYKILMRDGTEIAWSRRYASQRPDLLK encoded by the coding sequence ATGAGCTTGACGGTCATGATCGCCGACGACGAGACGCCGGCGCGGCGCAAGCTGGCGCGCTTCCTCAGTGAACACGAGGACGTGCAACTGGTCGCCGAGGCCGCCAACGGTATCGACGCGGTCGATCTCATCGCGATGACCAAACCGCAACTCGTCTTCCTCGACATCCACATGCCGGATCTGGACGGCTTGGGCGTCGCCGAGACGCTGGTTCGCAGCGATGCGCCCCCGTCGATCGTCTTCGTGACGGCGTACGATCACTATGCGGTCAAGGCGTTCGAGGTCAGCGCTCTCGATTATCTGCTCAAACCCTACGATCGCGAGCGTTTCGAGCGAGCGTTGGCCAAAGCGCGGTCTTCGTTCGAGACCAAACCCGATAATGAGAAACTCGCCGATATGCTGGCGCACATCCGCAACGAGGAGCGCTACGTACGCCGGCTGCTGATACCCAACGACGGCCGCTCGTTCTTCGTCGCCACGCGTGAGATCGCGCGGCTCGAGGCCGACGGAAATAACGTCGCCGTGCACACGCCGCGCGGGGCGCATAGCTTGCGCGCGACGCTGGAGTCGCTCGAAGGCCGGCTCGATCCGGCGCACTTCGCGCGCGTGCATCGCGCCCACGTCGTCAACATCGACGAGATCGCGGAGATCCATCCCTGGTTCCACGGTGATTACAAGATTCTCATGCGCGACGGCACCGAGATCGCTTGGAGCCGCCGCTACGCATCGCAACGGCCCGACCTGCTCAAGTAA
- a CDS encoding S9 family peptidase: MSACIRFAAILAALILSCAQIAQAAPSMRDVLRITDGLRDFSNVTISPDGSHVAWQQSLHHLDSVWIDDLSTGRTVRLSAGRSGTNATYPAWSPDGLHVAFLADARTKGRPSLYVADANGSHLRLLAALGGLPQRLTWSPDGKRLAFLYIAHPHRLAGALAPGARDVGVIGTVNDEQQIATVDVSTGALTLVSPAPDYVYEYAWSPDSSRFACTYARGNGDNNWWIAKLATIPASGGTFHDLLAPRFQINDPQWSPDGTHVAIVGGLMSDFGPVGGDVYVVDAQTGVYRDATPQARFNVADLHWTRSSRIVLVAHVLGALHILYLDPRTGVTTTVLGGEETLRNLSLAARAPQVALVRTSFTLPPEVWAGTPGNLQPVTHANANVPKLYGKVVSLRWKSAPFTVQGWLIYPLGFDPHKKYPMLTYIHGGPSSEWTPMYDYRYVAAATARGYFVLEPNPRGSYGQGEAFTRANVKDFGYGDWRDDLAGVDQAIASAPVDPHRLGLFGWSYGGYMAMWAETQTRRFKAIVAGAGIVNWQSYYGQNKIDQWMIPFFGASVYDDPAVYAKSSPITFIKNSHTPVLILQGERDEEVPAPQAFEFYHAMQALGVPSQLVVYAGEGHGPRQPKNQIDILERMVGWFDKYLR, from the coding sequence ATGTCTGCCTGCATTCGATTCGCTGCAATCCTTGCCGCGCTGATTCTCTCGTGCGCGCAGATCGCGCAAGCCGCTCCATCGATGCGCGACGTGTTGCGCATCACCGACGGCTTGCGCGATTTCAGCAACGTCACGATCTCGCCCGACGGATCGCATGTCGCTTGGCAACAGAGCCTGCACCACCTCGACTCGGTCTGGATCGACGACCTTAGCACGGGTCGCACGGTGCGCCTGAGCGCCGGCCGCAGCGGAACCAATGCGACCTACCCGGCTTGGTCGCCCGACGGCTTGCACGTCGCGTTTCTCGCGGATGCGCGCACGAAGGGAAGACCCTCGCTCTACGTCGCCGACGCGAACGGATCGCACCTTCGTCTCCTCGCGGCGCTGGGAGGCTTGCCGCAACGCCTGACCTGGTCGCCCGACGGCAAGCGCCTCGCCTTTCTGTACATCGCGCACCCGCACCGGCTCGCCGGCGCGCTCGCCCCCGGCGCGCGTGACGTCGGCGTGATCGGCACGGTGAACGACGAACAGCAGATTGCGACGGTCGATGTCTCGACCGGCGCGCTCACACTGGTGAGCCCCGCGCCGGACTACGTCTACGAGTACGCCTGGTCGCCGGATTCGTCGCGTTTCGCGTGTACCTACGCGCGCGGCAACGGTGACAACAACTGGTGGATCGCGAAGCTCGCGACCATTCCCGCCAGCGGCGGCACGTTCCACGATCTGCTGGCGCCGAGGTTTCAGATAAACGATCCGCAATGGTCGCCCGACGGCACGCACGTCGCGATCGTCGGCGGATTGATGAGCGACTTCGGGCCGGTGGGCGGCGACGTGTACGTGGTCGATGCGCAAACCGGTGTGTACCGCGACGCAACGCCGCAGGCGCGTTTCAACGTGGCGGATCTCCATTGGACGCGCAGTTCGCGCATCGTGCTGGTCGCGCACGTCCTCGGCGCGCTGCACATCCTCTACCTCGACCCGCGCACCGGGGTCACCACGACCGTGCTCGGCGGCGAGGAGACCCTGCGCAATCTCTCCCTCGCGGCGCGTGCGCCGCAGGTCGCGCTGGTGCGAACCTCGTTTACGCTGCCGCCCGAAGTATGGGCCGGGACGCCGGGAAATCTGCAGCCGGTCACGCACGCGAACGCAAACGTGCCCAAACTCTACGGTAAAGTGGTCTCGCTGAGGTGGAAGAGCGCGCCCTTCACGGTGCAGGGCTGGCTGATCTATCCGCTCGGATTCGATCCGCACAAGAAGTACCCGATGCTGACCTACATTCACGGCGGCCCGTCGTCGGAATGGACGCCGATGTATGATTATCGCTATGTCGCCGCGGCAACCGCGCGCGGCTACTTCGTGCTCGAACCCAACCCGCGCGGCAGCTACGGGCAAGGCGAGGCGTTCACCCGCGCCAACGTCAAGGATTTCGGCTACGGCGACTGGCGTGACGATCTGGCCGGCGTCGACCAAGCGATCGCGTCGGCGCCGGTCGATCCGCACCGGCTCGGCCTCTTCGGTTGGAGCTACGGCGGCTATATGGCGATGTGGGCCGAAACGCAGACGCGGCGCTTCAAGGCAATCGTCGCCGGCGCCGGCATCGTCAACTGGCAGTCATACTACGGCCAGAACAAGATCGATCAGTGGATGATCCCGTTCTTCGGTGCATCAGTCTACGATGATCCGGCCGTGTACGCCAAGAGTTCTCCGATCACGTTCATCAAGAATTCGCACACGCCGGTCTTGATTCTGCAAGGCGAGCGCGACGAAGAGGTTCCGGCGCCGCAGGCGTTCGAGTTCTATCACGCGATGCAAGCGTTGGGCGTGCCGTCACAACTCGTCGTCTATGCGGGCGAGGGGCACGGTCCGCGCCAGCCAAAAAACCAAATCGACATCCTCGAACGCATGGTCGGCTGGTTCGACAAATACTTGCGCTAA
- the aceA gene encoding isocitrate lyase, translating to MNSNGRATALTDSWKSDARWSAIERRYSAEDVVKLQGSVIVEQTLARLGAERLWSLLHEPQATATLGVMTGGQAVQAAKAGLEAIYCSGWQVAADANTSGNIYPDQSLYPVNSVPQLVKRINAALQRLDQIETVEGRGGPRNYLPIVADAEAGFGGPLNVFELTKAMIEAGAAGVHLEDQLSSEKKCGHLGGKVLIPTQQAVRHLIAARLAADVLDVPTIIVARTDANAATLITSDIDPIDRQFITGERTAEGFFRTREGVEVCIARGLAYAPYADLIWMETSEPSIEEARRFAHAIHAKFPGKLLAYNCSPSFNWKKKLDDASIAAFRDELNALGYKFQFITLAGFHALNFSFFELARDFKKRGMSAYAEFQQAEFAAEKFGYTATRHQREVGTGYFDEVTQTISEGRSSTTALEGSTEAEQFYGNGHVEQVLRA from the coding sequence TTGAACAGCAACGGCCGCGCCACCGCCCTGACCGATTCGTGGAAGAGCGATGCCCGCTGGAGCGCAATCGAGCGCCGCTATTCCGCCGAGGACGTCGTGAAGCTGCAAGGCAGCGTGATCGTCGAGCAAACGCTCGCGCGCTTGGGCGCCGAGCGGCTCTGGTCGCTGCTGCACGAGCCGCAGGCCACCGCGACGCTCGGCGTGATGACCGGCGGTCAAGCCGTGCAGGCCGCCAAGGCCGGACTCGAGGCGATCTACTGCAGCGGTTGGCAAGTCGCCGCCGACGCAAACACGTCGGGCAACATCTATCCGGATCAAAGTCTCTATCCGGTCAACAGCGTTCCACAACTCGTCAAGCGCATCAACGCCGCCTTGCAGCGTCTCGATCAAATCGAAACGGTCGAAGGACGCGGCGGCCCGCGGAACTATCTGCCGATCGTCGCCGACGCCGAAGCCGGCTTCGGCGGTCCGCTGAACGTCTTCGAATTGACCAAGGCGATGATCGAAGCCGGCGCCGCCGGCGTGCACCTGGAAGATCAACTCAGCTCCGAGAAAAAGTGCGGTCACCTCGGCGGCAAGGTGCTGATCCCCACGCAACAGGCCGTGCGCCATCTGATCGCCGCGCGGCTTGCCGCCGACGTGCTCGACGTGCCGACGATCATCGTCGCCCGCACCGACGCCAACGCCGCCACGCTGATCACCAGCGACATCGATCCGATCGATCGTCAATTCATCACCGGCGAACGTACCGCCGAAGGCTTTTTCCGCACGCGCGAAGGCGTGGAGGTCTGCATCGCCCGCGGACTTGCGTACGCGCCCTACGCCGATCTGATCTGGATGGAGACCTCAGAACCGAGCATCGAAGAAGCGCGCAGATTCGCCCACGCAATTCACGCGAAGTTCCCCGGCAAGCTGCTCGCCTACAACTGCTCGCCCTCGTTCAACTGGAAGAAGAAGCTCGACGACGCCTCGATTGCGGCATTCCGCGACGAGCTCAACGCGCTCGGCTATAAGTTCCAGTTCATCACGCTCGCGGGCTTCCACGCGCTCAACTTCAGCTTCTTCGAGCTGGCCCGCGATTTCAAGAAGCGCGGGATGAGCGCGTACGCCGAATTCCAACAGGCGGAATTCGCCGCCGAGAAGTTCGGCTACACGGCCACCCGCCACCAGCGCGAAGTCGGAACGGGGTACTTCGACGAAGTGACGCAGACGATCAGTGAGGGTCGATCCTCGACGACCGCGCTCGAAGGCTCGACCGAGGCCGAGCAGTTCTACGGTAACGGGCACGTCGAACAAGTCCTGCGTGCCTAG